One window of the Cryptomeria japonica chromosome 7, Sugi_1.0, whole genome shotgun sequence genome contains the following:
- the LOC131072353 gene encoding uncharacterized protein LOC131072353, with protein MKDHGCLIYDDIPQCINYTTLSDKQKKAVDIIMTHYQRNQNKVPLFMIIQGTTGTGKSYLIGAISQALENVAIPSHSPLLLLAPTGVATFNIGASIVHLKLRFPIRDFTQLQGTRLAIFQEEMAHIKYILIDEMSVIGQNMLENIDSQLRQAYPQSAHLSFVGISMILVGDLGQLPPANDRPAYASNRRAKILWEEFKIMVTLDKIFRQDGENIQQQRFYQLLTNLRDANPQIDDWKLLMMRTPTSIDNASNSEFENTVHLFSTNDNVHSHNKKMLYSLRHPIARSVATKVGSVNIGEDFSTSELDLELLISKNSRVMLTSNLWIQAGLVNGALGYVQKIVYKPGSAPPDPPTYLMVEFDNYLGLPFEDQHPNTIPITTIQKGRTLQLPLRLAWALTMHKSQGLTLPKVTIDIGPRERTGLTFVVVSRIKSLEGLRIMPPFTYDRYEKMKKGRQLAKRKAEENRLKLLEDN; from the exons ATGAAGGATCATGGATGTCTTATATATGATGATATACCCCAATGCATCAACTACACGACCCTCAGTGATAAGCAAAAAAAGGCAGTTGATATAATTATGACACACTATCAGAGGAATCAAAATAAAGTGCCATTGTTCATGATAATTCAGGGAACAACAGGTACAGGAAAGTCATATTTAATTGGTGCCATCAGTCAAGCTCTTGAAAATGTTGCAATTCCATCTCATTCTCCTCTTCTATTACTCGCACCAACAGGAGTTGCAACATTCAATATAGGGGCCTCTATAGTTCATTTAAAATTGAGATTCCCAATACGAGATTTCACTCAGCTACAAGGAACAAGACTTGCCATTTTTCAAGAAGAAATGGCACATATCAagtacattttgattgatgaaatgagcgtCATTGGTCAAAACATGTTGGAAAACATAGATTCTCAACTCCGACAAGCATACCCACAAAGTGCACACCTAAGTTTTGTAG GTATATCTATGATTTTGGTAGGAGATTTGGGTCAATTGCCTCCAGCTAATGATAGACCTGCATATGCCAGTAATAGACGGGCAAAGATACTATGGGAGGAATTCAAAATTATGGTTACTTTAGATAAAATATTCAGACAAGATGGAGAAAATATTCAGCAACAAAGATTTTatcaacttttgacaaatctaagagatgcaaaccCACAAATTGATGATTGGAAGCTGCTAATGATGAGAACCCCTACTAGCATAGATAATGCAAGTAATTCTGAATTTGAAAATACCGTCCATTTGTTCTCCACAAATGACAATGTTCATAGtcataataaaaaaatgttatattcattGAGGCATCCCATTGCACGAAGTGTGGCAACAAAAGTAGGAAGTGTTAATATAGGAGAAGATTTCTCAACTAGTGAACTTGATCTAGAGTTATTGATCAGTAAGAATTCAAGGGTCATGCTAACTTCAAACCTTTGGATACAAGCAGGTCTTGTAAATGGAGCTTTGGGATATGTTCAAAAGATTGTCTACAAGCCAGGAAGTGCTCCACCTGACCCACCGACATATCTGATGGTTGAATTTGATAATTACTTAGGATTACCATTTGAAGATCAACATCCAAATACAATTCCAATAACAACAATACAAAAGGGCAGAACACTTCAGCTACCATTGAGATTGGCATGGGCattgactatgcataagtctcaaGGATTGACTCTTCCAAAAGTAACTATTGATATAGGACCAAGAGAAAGAACTGGATTGACATTTGTTGTAGTATCTCGAATAAAATCTCTAGAGGGTTTGAGAATAATGCCACCATTTACATATGATCGTTATGAGAAAATGAAAAAGGGTAGACAACTTGCGAAGCGCAAGGCTGAGGAAAATAGGCTGAAACTTTTggaagataattga
- the LOC131072352 gene encoding AAA-ATPase At4g25835-like encodes MVFEHPATFGTLALDPEVKDDIMEDCRKFSQRENYYKKLGRAWKPGYLLYGPPGTRKSSMIAAISNFLEYDIYDLELAEVKTNTELRKLLIGTTNESIIVIEDIDCSLDLSDRKKKAKKRSKEEQNPKKDERDSDESKVTLSGVLNFTDGLWSCCGSEKIIIFTRNHVDRLDPALLRSGRMDKHIHLSFCTFSTF; translated from the coding sequence ATGGTTTTCGAACACCCTGCAACTTTTGGAACCCTAGCTCTTGACCCGGAGGTAAAGGATGACATAATGGAGGACTGCAGAAAGTTTTCTCAGAGGGAAAATTATTATAAGAAGCTCGGCCGTGCGTGGAAACCGGGATATTTGCTCTACGGCCCGCCCGGCACCAGAAAATCGAGCATGATCGCTGCCATTTCGAATTTTCTGGAGTATGATATTTATGACCTGGAATTAGCTGAGGTCAAGACCAACACTGAGCTAAGGAAGCTTTTGATCGGGACAACAAATGAGTCTATTATTGTGATTGAGGACATCGACTGCTCACTGGATTTGTCCGACCGGAAAAAGAAGGCGAAGAAAAGGAGCAAGGAAGAGCAAAACCCTAAGAAAGATGAGAGAGACAGTGACGAGAGCAAAGTTACTTTGTCTGGGGTTTTAAATTTTACAGATGGTTTGTGGTCGTGCTGTGGCAGCGAAAAGATTATTATTTTTACCAGGAATCATGTTGATCGGCTAGACCCTGCGCTTCTTCGATCGGGCCGCATGGATAAGCATATTCATTTGTCTTTCTGCACTTTTTCTACGTTTTAA
- the LOC131856507 gene encoding AAA-ATPase ASD, mitochondrial-like: MAMEMWSNLGTLTATIFFVATMARNYLPRELYEYFREPLRRLARYLSPYIILVIEENEGIKINDLYESVQIYLRTLSSSAAARLKLSKPQKATAFTFTMDKGQQIMDEFQGFKAWWTLRSRECKPPLFSRYNTSDEKRHFELKFHKKDKARVFETYLPHVIAEAKILVLKNRQRKIYTNKRGKSHS; encoded by the coding sequence ATGGCAATGGAGATGTGGTCGAATCTCGGGACGCTCACGGCAACCATATTTTTCGTGGCAACAATGGCCAGGAATTACCTCCCTCGCGAACTCTACGAATATTTCAGAGAACCACTGCGCAGGCTTGCCCGATATCTGTCTCCATACATCATTTTAGTGATTGAGGAGAACGAAGGCATCAAGATCAACGATCTTTACGAATCGGTGCAGATTTATTTGAGGACGCTATCCTCTTCCGCCGCCGCCAGATTGAAGCTCAGCAAACCCCAAAAAGCCACGGCTTTTACCTTCACCATGGACAAGGGCCAACAAATCATGGACGAATTTCAGGGCTTCAAAGCCTGGTGGACTCTCCGCAGCAGAGAATGCAAGCCACCTCTGTTTTCCAGATATAACACCTCTGACGAGAAGCGCCACTTTGAGCTGAAATTCCACAAGAAGGACAAAGCCAGGGTTTTTGAAACCTATCTTCCGCATGTAATTGCGGAGGCCAAAATCTTGGTGTTGAAAAACCGGCAGCGGAAGATTTACACCAACAAACGGGGTAAATCGCACTCGTAG